One Halioglobus japonicus DNA segment encodes these proteins:
- a CDS encoding TonB-dependent receptor — protein MYAKFRMFSHVVASKSALAIAIGTAGMSPIVVHSQMVLEEVIVTARKREESLQETPVAISALSGDDLEDLGLRDISNLSEVVPNVDSGDGNGTSGAGSVFIRGIGARNTGVNFDSGVGIYVDGVYVSRPDGAVLDNVDLQSIQVLRGPQGTLFGKNTTGGAILYTTNKPVDIFEGSAEVRVGNYDRLDGKLTVNIPLVGDTLMSRFSLYSTSRDGLMTNDLSGAPGNDSLDGDEFTDVNRHGGQAQLRWIASDDLVFDLNYNYNASDQSARGLDCEVVTGIDGTGWQAALQNSTIVEPATGQSIADWCQANADLGPETIQSDLPGRYESEVQSLALTADWYISDSLSFRSITAYRTTEGGETNDLDGTGIPLLHRTNFDFADAELRATDQFSQEFQFTGTAFDDKLDYIVGFFGFWEETDAGTAVSPSGPFFGSLYDLPPFVTGEDCTTGNCAFYINQTTTLYTENTSYSLYSQADWNFNDDWRLTLGLRYTSEERELQRIFQTPDFSNDVSTGTPPLEIAGIGDIFKGGNFYYFPDGPSSFNPHHGFVPSLTDPLDPGSVDPLYDQTMKIDNDDWTPMVSLQRNFGETGFMEYGTAYITAANGFLSGGVSDTTDVFTGEIYAYKPEKVWNYEIGFKMDAWDRRLRLNTALFYTDYQDRQLTTVTVNPTTGRIAGSTINAEKSTIAGLEIESILLPIPNLQIIANVTFNKGDIDKYEDVRIVTSGALDNPTCVAPATPQASMCAWLIALTKTCPACQSKSTTWHCSTIGKPLLV, from the coding sequence ATGTACGCCAAGTTTCGTATGTTTAGCCACGTAGTCGCATCCAAGTCGGCCCTGGCAATCGCTATTGGAACAGCCGGCATGTCGCCCATAGTGGTGCACAGCCAAATGGTATTGGAAGAGGTGATTGTCACCGCGCGTAAGCGGGAAGAATCGCTACAGGAAACTCCCGTCGCCATATCAGCACTTTCCGGCGATGACCTCGAGGATCTGGGCCTTCGCGACATATCCAATCTGAGTGAAGTAGTACCCAACGTAGACTCTGGTGATGGCAATGGCACCAGCGGTGCAGGCAGTGTGTTTATCCGCGGTATTGGTGCGCGCAACACTGGGGTGAACTTTGACTCCGGCGTGGGCATTTATGTCGATGGGGTCTATGTTTCGCGTCCAGACGGCGCAGTGCTCGACAATGTCGATCTCCAGAGTATTCAGGTTTTGAGGGGGCCGCAGGGCACACTGTTTGGAAAGAACACAACGGGCGGCGCCATTCTATACACCACCAACAAACCGGTGGATATATTTGAAGGCAGCGCAGAGGTCCGCGTGGGCAATTACGACCGTCTCGATGGCAAGCTCACAGTTAACATACCTCTGGTGGGCGATACGCTAATGTCGCGCTTCTCACTGTACAGCACATCGCGCGACGGCCTGATGACTAACGACCTGAGCGGCGCGCCAGGGAATGATTCGCTCGATGGCGATGAATTTACAGACGTGAACCGACATGGCGGCCAGGCACAACTGCGCTGGATTGCGAGTGACGACCTGGTATTCGATCTGAACTACAACTATAACGCCAGCGACCAGAGTGCCAGGGGGCTAGACTGCGAGGTGGTGACGGGTATTGACGGCACGGGCTGGCAAGCTGCACTGCAAAACTCCACCATTGTTGAACCCGCCACGGGGCAATCAATCGCAGATTGGTGTCAGGCCAATGCCGATCTTGGGCCCGAAACGATACAGTCTGACTTACCCGGCCGCTACGAGTCCGAGGTGCAATCTCTGGCACTCACTGCAGATTGGTATATTAGCGACTCTTTGAGCTTTCGCAGCATTACGGCTTATCGCACCACCGAAGGTGGGGAAACCAATGATCTGGATGGCACGGGCATTCCACTGCTTCACAGGACCAATTTCGACTTTGCTGATGCAGAGCTCAGGGCCACAGATCAATTCTCCCAGGAATTTCAATTCACTGGCACGGCCTTTGACGACAAGTTGGACTACATTGTCGGTTTCTTCGGCTTCTGGGAAGAGACGGATGCAGGCACCGCGGTATCGCCTTCAGGACCATTCTTCGGCTCTCTCTACGATCTCCCGCCGTTTGTTACCGGTGAGGATTGCACCACAGGTAACTGTGCTTTTTACATTAACCAGACCACCACGCTGTACACCGAAAATACGTCCTATTCACTCTATAGCCAGGCGGACTGGAACTTCAATGACGACTGGCGCCTGACATTGGGCTTGCGCTACACCAGTGAGGAGCGGGAGCTACAGCGTATTTTCCAAACGCCGGACTTCTCCAATGATGTATCCACTGGCACGCCTCCGCTTGAAATCGCGGGAATCGGCGACATATTCAAAGGCGGGAATTTCTATTATTTCCCCGATGGGCCATCGTCTTTCAACCCACATCATGGCTTTGTGCCCTCCCTCACCGACCCGCTGGACCCTGGATCTGTCGACCCCCTGTATGACCAGACAATGAAAATCGATAACGATGACTGGACGCCCATGGTCAGCCTGCAACGCAACTTCGGCGAGACGGGATTCATGGAGTACGGCACTGCTTATATCACTGCGGCCAACGGCTTTTTGTCTGGCGGTGTTTCGGACACAACAGACGTGTTCACCGGTGAGATTTATGCCTATAAGCCGGAGAAAGTCTGGAACTATGAAATAGGTTTTAAAATGGACGCCTGGGACCGACGCCTGCGACTCAACACCGCGCTGTTCTATACGGATTACCAGGATCGCCAGCTGACCACCGTAACGGTTAACCCCACCACCGGCCGTATTGCCGGCTCTACGATTAACGCCGAGAAGTCCACCATCGCAGGCCTGGAAATCGAGTCTATTCTGCTGCCCATTCCCAACCTGCAGATCATCGCCAACGTCACCTTTAACAAGGGCGATATAGACAAGTATGAAGATGTGCGCATTGTGACTTCGGGCGCACTTGATAACCCCACTTGCGTGGCACCGGCCACCCCCCAGGCATCGATGTGTGCCTGGTTGATCGCTCTGACGAAGACCTGCCCCGCCTGCCAGAGCAAATCTACTACCTGGCATTGCAGTACAATTGGGAAACCTCTGTTGGTCTGA
- a CDS encoding PQQ-dependent dehydrogenase, methanol/ethanol family gives MTNNMKTCSTLRQLILLALVPVVVACSEGKAPQNDTASAPPPAVSDQPAPENSRPAGVDAIRLLAADSEPGNWMSHGRTYAEQRYSPLARINLDNVEQLGLAWSFDFGTARGIEATSIVVDGVMYTTSSWSVVHALDARTGKELWTYDPKVARDKVRHGCCGPVNRGVAVWEGQVFVGVFDGRLVALDAATGEQNWSVATIDPELPYTITGAPRIIDGRVLIGNGGAEFGVRGFIAAYDAGSGEQLWKFYTVPGNPDEPFENDAMKMAAETWNGKWWELGGGGGTVWDSMAYDPQLNLLYFGVGNGAPWNREIRSPGGGDNLFLSSIVAVRPDNGEYVWHYQTTPGETWDYTATQHIILADVEIDGSTRKVLMQAPKNGFFYVLDRTDGSLISAENYIDINWATHVDPETGRPVEVEGARYVDSPYTVTPSYLGGHNWHPMSFSPDTGLVYIPVLDFPASYGQPEEFVYRPGFANTGADGIVGSLPDDQATRDALRPLIKGRLLAWNPVTQTEAFRVEHRGAWNGGMLTTAGGLLFQGTADGEFVAFNAATGEKQWAFPTQTGVVAPGITYEIDGEQYVSVNVGWGGAFALVFGEFVQPESLPNVSRVLTFKLGAEKQLPPVEWKPVVVFNPPERTADEATEREGFGLYQDICMGCHGLNAVSGLLVPDLRGSALLHTADGWDKVVREGLLAERGMASFARHLSKEQSEAIRAYVISQAWRGNELQQSLAKEE, from the coding sequence ATGACTAATAATATGAAGACTTGTTCCACTCTACGTCAGCTTATACTGCTGGCCCTCGTCCCTGTGGTGGTTGCGTGCAGCGAAGGAAAAGCGCCACAGAACGATACCGCCTCGGCGCCCCCGCCCGCAGTGAGTGATCAACCTGCCCCGGAGAATTCCAGGCCTGCGGGAGTGGATGCCATTCGCCTGCTCGCTGCCGACAGCGAGCCGGGAAACTGGATGAGCCACGGGCGTACCTACGCAGAGCAGCGCTATAGCCCTCTGGCGCGAATCAACCTTGATAATGTCGAGCAACTGGGCCTTGCCTGGAGTTTTGATTTCGGTACAGCGCGCGGCATCGAAGCCACCTCTATCGTCGTCGACGGTGTGATGTACACAACCTCTTCCTGGAGTGTGGTACACGCACTGGATGCACGGACAGGTAAGGAATTGTGGACCTATGATCCGAAGGTCGCCCGCGATAAGGTGCGCCATGGTTGTTGCGGCCCTGTAAACCGAGGGGTCGCCGTGTGGGAGGGACAGGTTTTCGTCGGTGTCTTCGACGGTCGGCTGGTCGCGCTGGACGCTGCCACTGGCGAGCAAAACTGGTCTGTGGCCACGATCGACCCGGAACTTCCCTATACCATTACCGGTGCCCCCCGCATCATCGACGGCCGCGTGTTGATCGGCAATGGCGGCGCTGAATTTGGTGTACGTGGTTTTATTGCTGCTTATGATGCGGGCTCGGGTGAGCAACTCTGGAAGTTCTACACTGTGCCGGGAAATCCGGACGAGCCTTTCGAGAATGATGCCATGAAGATGGCGGCCGAGACCTGGAACGGCAAGTGGTGGGAGCTCGGCGGCGGAGGGGGTACCGTGTGGGACTCCATGGCCTACGACCCGCAACTGAATCTGCTGTATTTCGGTGTGGGCAACGGCGCTCCCTGGAACCGGGAAATCCGCTCCCCCGGTGGCGGCGATAATCTATTCCTGTCATCGATTGTGGCGGTTCGGCCTGATAACGGTGAGTATGTCTGGCATTATCAGACAACGCCGGGAGAAACCTGGGACTACACGGCGACTCAGCACATCATCCTGGCGGATGTAGAGATAGACGGCAGTACCCGCAAGGTGCTGATGCAGGCGCCCAAGAACGGCTTTTTCTATGTGCTCGATCGCACCGACGGTAGTTTGATCAGCGCTGAAAACTATATCGATATCAACTGGGCGACCCACGTGGATCCTGAAACGGGCCGCCCGGTAGAAGTGGAGGGGGCTCGCTATGTCGACAGCCCTTACACGGTCACACCCAGCTATCTAGGCGGGCATAACTGGCACCCCATGTCCTTCAGCCCTGACACTGGGCTGGTATATATCCCGGTGCTGGACTTCCCGGCCAGTTACGGTCAGCCGGAGGAATTTGTCTATCGACCGGGCTTCGCCAATACCGGGGCCGATGGCATTGTGGGCAGTCTGCCTGATGACCAGGCCACTCGGGATGCGCTGCGGCCTTTGATCAAGGGGCGCCTACTGGCCTGGAATCCGGTTACCCAGACAGAAGCATTCAGGGTAGAGCACCGGGGCGCCTGGAACGGCGGGATGCTCACTACCGCCGGTGGGCTGCTGTTTCAGGGTACTGCCGACGGTGAATTTGTGGCGTTTAATGCCGCCACAGGTGAAAAGCAGTGGGCATTCCCAACCCAAACCGGGGTAGTGGCCCCGGGTATCACGTATGAGATAGATGGCGAACAGTATGTCTCAGTGAACGTAGGTTGGGGCGGAGCTTTTGCACTGGTGTTCGGCGAGTTTGTACAGCCTGAGAGCCTGCCGAATGTCAGTCGCGTGCTTACCTTCAAACTTGGCGCCGAGAAGCAACTGCCGCCGGTGGAATGGAAGCCCGTTGTGGTCTTTAACCCCCCGGAGCGCACCGCTGACGAAGCGACGGAGCGCGAGGGATTCGGCTTGTACCAGGATATTTGCATGGGTTGCCATGGCCTGAATGCGGTTTCAGGCCTGCTCGTACCTGACCTGCGCGGCTCTGCGTTGCTTCACACGGCCGATGGTTGGGACAAGGTGGTGCGAGAAGGGCTTCTGGCAGAGCGAGGCATGGCTTCATTTGCACGCCACCTCAGTAAAGAACAGAGTGAGGCGATCCGCGCGTATGTGATTTCCCAGGCCTGGCGCGGTAACGAATTGCAGCAATCGCTGGCCAAAGAAGAGTGA
- a CDS encoding 6-phosphogluconolactonase translates to MGVMKTRLPGMSATTTAMVQEDSGIHVGISPDLPAAANHAAELMFDRYRQWLGHDRLHAWGTYKQQYFTIAIGGGNTLKALYNTWLDQYARSIDWLGRVRFFFLEDSTGEAGWESPEQSLRVNFLQPLAERLSHGRGSNTLRRKLKLPRSASPAEVVEAFVQRLCHPIDLTPAQQALRHNKPRRALALAQQEQARYQALICGHLGATMSFHQIISGVGKDGSLGALSPYSPRLKETAPTTTLLKQPQGALRIALNRGVFTHAECIHLMVAGTLKLKALGRLEMEEATPFEQTVMETPLRLLRETWEIANKVYLFADEQALHFDETIFEYRAKGQRIQNKAETRLGDEDNGVHALLLHGFLGLFSFANLLVRLPSSWTVSALHRGSRAKFLPREEIFPHYALAVRKAILRNWRQGRPTPVAGHSIAGVIMDHLLLSLLPDEDSKPLPYERLDRDDRDLVDALRTAGMVHLATWSPADGPNTGENIKSLVSHWRNETALDYGGFEQTYQVDRQGKLNPVHAEAIARSNEDIAGLERFLQRKIARPLINSLNLGVRALLNSTTVQHRLLNADMPYALRLVGSRLLRTVSMYGLTREIEAALCNPAQYQRRHLKALDILIAYDIPWLSVIHRDDFLVSARRHREEFEYLASARMLKEGVNHPDQLSTTIRHIAIERSDEDLPIDPLNPHLLIMATNHEGNRMARQITAAMTRFVNENLARAIARGDINSLASVERWQRKTQRKGKSRKVA, encoded by the coding sequence ATGGGCGTCATGAAAACCCGCTTGCCAGGTATGTCCGCTACCACCACTGCTATGGTGCAGGAAGATTCCGGTATTCATGTGGGTATTTCTCCAGATCTGCCCGCAGCCGCAAACCATGCCGCAGAGCTGATGTTCGACCGCTACCGGCAGTGGCTGGGACACGATCGATTACACGCCTGGGGCACATACAAACAGCAGTATTTCACTATCGCCATTGGTGGTGGCAACACGCTCAAGGCGCTGTATAACACGTGGCTTGATCAATATGCGCGCTCCATCGACTGGCTGGGCCGCGTGCGTTTTTTCTTTCTCGAAGACTCCACGGGCGAAGCGGGCTGGGAAAGCCCCGAACAGTCACTGCGGGTGAATTTCCTGCAACCCCTGGCTGAACGACTGAGCCATGGGCGCGGTAGCAACACACTGCGAAGAAAGCTGAAACTGCCCCGCTCAGCATCCCCCGCCGAAGTGGTCGAAGCCTTCGTACAACGCCTTTGTCATCCAATTGACCTCACACCGGCACAGCAGGCATTGCGCCACAATAAGCCCCGCCGCGCTCTCGCCCTCGCGCAACAGGAACAGGCGCGTTATCAGGCGCTGATATGCGGTCATCTGGGCGCCACAATGTCGTTTCACCAGATCATCAGCGGCGTTGGCAAAGACGGCAGCCTGGGTGCTCTGAGCCCCTACTCGCCACGGCTCAAGGAAACAGCGCCGACCACCACGCTACTGAAGCAGCCGCAGGGAGCGCTGCGCATTGCCCTCAATCGCGGCGTATTCACCCACGCCGAGTGTATTCACCTGATGGTCGCTGGGACCTTGAAGCTGAAAGCCCTGGGCCGCCTGGAGATGGAAGAGGCCACCCCTTTTGAGCAAACCGTCATGGAGACACCGCTGCGGCTATTGCGGGAGACCTGGGAGATAGCGAACAAAGTTTATCTGTTTGCCGATGAACAGGCCCTGCACTTTGACGAGACCATCTTCGAGTACCGGGCTAAAGGTCAACGCATTCAGAACAAGGCCGAGACCCGCCTGGGCGATGAAGACAATGGCGTTCACGCACTGTTACTGCATGGCTTTCTGGGTCTGTTCAGCTTTGCCAACCTGCTCGTGCGCCTGCCAAGCTCATGGACGGTATCGGCCCTGCACCGCGGCAGTCGGGCGAAATTTTTGCCCCGGGAAGAGATTTTCCCCCACTACGCCCTCGCAGTGCGCAAGGCCATATTGCGCAACTGGCGCCAGGGCCGTCCTACGCCCGTGGCCGGACACAGTATCGCCGGCGTCATCATGGATCATCTGCTGTTATCGCTGCTACCGGACGAAGACAGCAAACCATTGCCTTACGAGCGCCTGGACCGCGACGACCGTGACCTGGTCGATGCCCTGCGCACGGCGGGCATGGTGCACCTGGCCACGTGGTCACCTGCAGATGGCCCCAACACCGGCGAGAACATTAAATCGCTGGTCTCGCACTGGCGCAATGAAACCGCCCTGGACTATGGAGGTTTCGAACAAACCTACCAGGTGGATCGGCAAGGTAAGCTGAATCCTGTTCACGCCGAAGCCATTGCCAGGAGCAACGAGGACATCGCGGGATTGGAGCGATTTCTCCAGCGGAAAATCGCTCGACCACTGATCAATAGCCTCAACTTGGGCGTGCGGGCGCTACTCAATAGCACGACCGTCCAGCACCGTTTGCTCAATGCCGATATGCCCTATGCGCTGCGCCTGGTGGGCAGCCGCCTGCTGCGCACCGTCTCCATGTACGGCCTGACCAGGGAAATCGAAGCGGCACTGTGCAATCCGGCGCAATACCAGCGCCGCCATCTCAAGGCCCTCGATATTCTCATCGCCTATGACATTCCCTGGCTAAGCGTTATTCACAGAGATGACTTTCTGGTCTCCGCGCGGCGTCATCGAGAGGAATTCGAATATCTGGCAAGCGCGCGGATGCTCAAGGAAGGTGTAAACCATCCTGACCAACTGAGCACCACTATCAGGCACATAGCCATTGAGCGCAGCGATGAGGATCTCCCGATTGATCCGCTCAACCCCCACCTGCTGATTATGGCCACCAATCACGAGGGCAATCGCATGGCCCGCCAGATCACCGCTGCGATGACCCGTTTCGTCAATGAAAATCTGGCCAGGGCCATCGCCCGAGGCGACATTAACAGCCTTGCCAGTGTCGAGCGCTGGCAGCGCAAGACCCAACGCAAAGGCAAATCCCGCAAGGTGGCCTGA
- a CDS encoding iron-containing alcohol dehydrogenase, protein MKSLYYKFRAFVVTWLLRLLPRPAPVLFSGIGSANTLAEQLAILGHNKVLIVTDSFLGGSGILDGIKAVLDKNGTAYAIFDGVLPDPAFDQIQAGEATLRTENCDAVLAVGGGSVLDAGKLISLLHTNPGKLEDFDGIQKAKNVGVPLFVVPTTAGTGSEITYVSVISDPDTHKKVPVIDSKLMPGYVALDADIMKGMPPGITAATGMDALTHAVESYVATSSTPATEVQATAAVKLIFKYLTRAWHQGDDLEARDAMALAAFYAGSAFGRTSVGYVHGIAHQLGRVCHTPHGNANAMVLPEVLANYGACVHERLAQLARIVGIGAPGDDDAALAQQFIQAIVDMRVEMELPLKPKGLTQGDVPDIVEEAIAEAGSLYPVPRYMSEAEITGIVRGLLEAA, encoded by the coding sequence ATGAAATCGCTGTACTACAAATTCCGCGCCTTTGTTGTCACCTGGCTGCTGCGACTGTTGCCGCGCCCGGCGCCGGTGCTTTTCTCGGGCATAGGCTCGGCCAACACCCTAGCCGAGCAGCTCGCGATTCTGGGCCACAACAAGGTATTGATCGTTACCGACAGTTTCCTGGGGGGTTCCGGCATTCTCGACGGCATCAAAGCCGTGCTCGATAAAAACGGGACGGCTTACGCCATCTTCGATGGTGTACTCCCCGACCCCGCGTTTGACCAGATCCAGGCTGGCGAAGCCACCCTGCGCACTGAGAACTGCGACGCAGTACTGGCCGTTGGCGGCGGCTCCGTGCTCGATGCCGGCAAGCTGATCTCCCTGCTGCACACCAACCCCGGCAAACTGGAAGACTTTGACGGTATCCAGAAGGCCAAGAATGTCGGCGTGCCCTTGTTTGTTGTGCCCACGACTGCCGGCACCGGCTCTGAAATCACCTATGTGTCGGTGATTTCGGATCCTGACACCCACAAGAAAGTCCCGGTGATCGACAGCAAGCTGATGCCCGGCTACGTGGCCCTGGACGCGGATATTATGAAGGGCATGCCCCCGGGCATTACAGCGGCCACAGGCATGGACGCACTCACCCACGCGGTAGAGTCATACGTGGCGACTTCTTCCACGCCTGCCACCGAGGTCCAGGCGACCGCAGCGGTCAAACTGATCTTCAAATACCTGACTCGTGCCTGGCACCAGGGCGATGACCTGGAAGCGCGCGATGCCATGGCGCTCGCCGCCTTCTACGCTGGTTCCGCCTTTGGTCGCACTTCGGTGGGCTATGTTCACGGTATTGCTCACCAGCTCGGCCGGGTCTGTCACACGCCCCACGGCAACGCCAATGCCATGGTGCTGCCTGAGGTGCTAGCCAACTACGGCGCCTGTGTTCACGAGCGCCTGGCCCAATTGGCCCGTATCGTCGGAATTGGCGCACCGGGTGACGACGATGCCGCACTCGCGCAGCAATTTATTCAGGCCATAGTCGACATGCGCGTCGAGATGGAATTGCCCCTCAAGCCCAAGGGCCTGACACAGGGCGACGTGCCGGATATTGTCGAGGAGGCCATCGCCGAAGCCGGCAGCCTGTACCCGGTACCCCGCTACATGTCTGAAGCGGAAATCACCGGCATTGTTCGCGGCTTGCTTGAAGCTGCCTGA
- a CDS encoding DUF6524 family protein has translation MAKDFDGGSFLLRVLFAAVLVFGTYNPTSFSYVSYVLAEGHEFGPITAIIGLLLLIAWIVFLRATFLSLGWLGVTLGAALFGCIIWLFVDLGWLSIDSTGAITWLALIVLALILAVGLSWSHIRRRLTGQVDVDDIEE, from the coding sequence ATGGCCAAAGATTTTGACGGGGGAAGTTTTCTGCTGCGGGTACTGTTCGCAGCGGTGTTGGTGTTCGGCACCTATAACCCCACCAGTTTCTCCTATGTGAGCTATGTGCTGGCCGAAGGCCACGAATTCGGGCCGATCACTGCCATCATCGGCCTGCTACTGCTCATTGCCTGGATTGTTTTTCTGCGCGCCACGTTTCTATCCCTGGGCTGGCTCGGAGTCACCCTGGGAGCGGCCCTGTTCGGCTGCATAATCTGGCTGTTCGTAGACCTGGGCTGGCTGAGTATCGACTCAACAGGCGCCATCACCTGGCTGGCATTAATTGTGCTGGCGTTGATTCTGGCGGTGGGACTGTCATGGTCACATATCCGCCGCCGGCTCACTGGCCAGGTCGACGTCGACGATATCGAGGAATAG
- a CDS encoding polysaccharide biosynthesis protein translates to MLKVLGSIVSRTVSTLVGGLRDVLERLIELPRNIKQAGLLALDMFYVSVAMWAAVAFRYGHTDFKLGSIEIMCGVFTLLVSAVIFLRLGLYRAVIRFMGQQAIWAIITAVSYSTLVLGGAVFFAQAEVPRSMPFIYWGLAMLGIGGTRLSVRAYYQAKLRSMSENVIIYGAGASGRQLLTALNHGDQYRAVFFVDDDIRLQHAVINGLQVAHPDHIEQLIAAHDITQVLLAVPSASPERRKEIINSLVGLPVYVRTVPRITELVAGEASVNQIQDIDLDDLLGREPVPAKPELIDRCITDKVVMVTGAGGSIGSELCRQILTAAPRELILLDNSEYALYNIERELRASLENADLEVNILPLLGTVQDQRRLESIYRTFAVNTVYHAAAYKHVPMVEYNVAEGVANNVFGTWYAAEAARKAGVDTFVLISTDKAVRPTNIMGASKRFAEMILQGLAQRDTHTRFCMVRFGNVLGSSGSVVPLFREQIEQGGPVTVTHPEVTRYFMSITEAAQLVLQAGAMGTGGDVFVLDMGEPVRIVDLARRMIRLSGYEMDHDTHVGEHIDIEFIGLRPGEKLYEELLLGSNVTGTGHAMIMRAEEECLSYGQVHHYVSELMRYCDALDCDGITKVLRAAVSGFTEHEVRHDHLWTKQGQVGEQPHAPTVVSNVKELFPEKSP, encoded by the coding sequence TTGCTGAAAGTTCTGGGCAGCATTGTATCGCGCACCGTCTCCACTCTGGTTGGCGGCCTCCGGGACGTCCTTGAACGGCTCATAGAGCTTCCCCGCAATATCAAACAGGCAGGCCTGCTGGCGCTGGACATGTTCTATGTGTCCGTGGCGATGTGGGCCGCCGTGGCGTTTCGCTACGGCCATACCGATTTCAAGCTCGGCTCAATAGAAATTATGTGCGGCGTGTTCACCCTGCTGGTGAGCGCGGTGATATTCCTGCGCCTGGGCCTGTACCGCGCGGTGATCCGGTTTATGGGCCAGCAGGCAATCTGGGCCATTATCACGGCCGTGAGCTATTCCACCCTGGTGCTCGGCGGCGCGGTATTCTTTGCCCAGGCCGAGGTGCCTCGCTCCATGCCCTTTATCTACTGGGGTCTGGCCATGCTCGGTATTGGCGGCACCCGCTTGAGTGTGCGTGCCTATTACCAGGCCAAGCTGCGCTCCATGTCCGAAAACGTGATTATCTATGGCGCCGGCGCCTCCGGCCGTCAGCTGCTGACGGCGCTGAACCACGGCGACCAGTATCGGGCTGTGTTCTTTGTGGACGACGATATTCGTCTGCAGCACGCCGTTATCAACGGTCTGCAGGTTGCCCACCCCGACCATATTGAACAACTCATTGCCGCTCACGATATTACCCAGGTGTTGCTCGCGGTGCCCTCCGCCTCGCCCGAACGTCGCAAGGAAATCATTAATTCGCTGGTGGGCCTGCCCGTTTATGTGCGCACTGTGCCGCGGATTACCGAACTGGTGGCCGGTGAGGCCAGCGTGAACCAGATTCAGGATATTGACCTGGACGATTTGCTGGGACGTGAGCCCGTGCCTGCCAAACCCGAGCTGATCGACCGCTGTATTACCGACAAGGTAGTGATGGTGACCGGCGCCGGCGGCTCAATTGGCTCGGAGCTGTGTCGCCAGATTCTCACAGCCGCGCCTCGCGAACTGATTCTGCTGGATAACTCTGAATACGCGCTCTACAACATCGAGCGCGAATTGCGCGCCAGCCTTGAAAACGCCGATCTGGAAGTGAATATTTTGCCCCTACTTGGCACCGTCCAGGATCAGCGTCGTCTGGAGAGCATTTATCGCACCTTTGCCGTGAACACCGTGTATCACGCCGCGGCCTACAAGCACGTGCCAATGGTTGAGTACAACGTGGCCGAGGGTGTTGCCAATAATGTGTTTGGCACCTGGTATGCGGCCGAGGCAGCCCGCAAGGCTGGCGTCGACACATTTGTTCTGATCTCCACCGATAAGGCTGTGCGTCCCACGAATATCATGGGTGCCTCCAAGCGTTTCGCAGAGATGATTCTACAGGGGCTCGCCCAGCGCGATACCCATACCCGTTTCTGTATGGTGCGTTTCGGCAATGTGCTCGGTTCTTCCGGGTCGGTTGTGCCGCTGTTCCGCGAGCAGATCGAGCAGGGTGGCCCTGTTACCGTGACTCACCCTGAGGTGACCCGCTATTTCATGAGCATTACCGAGGCCGCACAGCTGGTGTTGCAGGCCGGGGCCATGGGTACGGGTGGTGACGTGTTTGTGCTGGACATGGGTGAGCCGGTGCGGATTGTGGACCTGGCCCGCCGTATGATCCGCCTGAGCGGTTATGAGATGGATCACGACACCCACGTGGGCGAGCACATCGATATTGAATTTATCGGCCTGCGCCCGGGTGAGAAGCTCTACGAAGAGCTGTTGCTGGGCAGTAACGTGACCGGTACCGGCCACGCCATGATTATGCGCGCTGAAGAGGAGTGCCTGTCCTACGGCCAGGTTCATCACTATGTGTCAGAACTCATGCGCTACTGCGACGCGCTGGATTGCGATGGCATTACCAAGGTGTTGCGGGCTGCGGTGAGTGGTTTCACCGAACACGAGGTACGTCACGATCACCTTTGGACCAAGCAGGGCCAAGTGGGTGAGCAACCGCATGCACCCACCGTGGTGTCCAATGTGAAGGAACTGTTCCCGGAAAAGTCGCCCTGA